The following coding sequences are from one Treponema bryantii window:
- the hisC gene encoding histidinol-phosphate transaminase, which translates to MIISNRVKNLHPYVPGEQPKDRVYIKLNANENPYAPSPKVQKAVMDFVNNNPEKLGLYPDPDSLELHAALAEMLNKSGGVLCRAKVCGENVEPSEQDKIPFTVTPDMIYTGNGSDEVLSFVFYAFFDSSKHFVMPEFTYSFYPVYAGFYNIPMDQVPLKDDWTLDTDEMLKRAAKNEGGIIFANPNAPTGLGLTRNQVREMLKKASSDEIFIVDEAYVDFGGESCIPLLAEFKNLVIVRTFSKSLCGAGQRLGYIVANPELVNIVTTVKNSVNHFPIDAVAQVSGTAACRDVPYYVETSRKVADERDKFYNFLQEKGFYVLKSETNFLFAKHPKISGDELYKKIKEQGLLIRHFATKGIEDFVRITIGTAEQMDELRKAIEKAVSC; encoded by the coding sequence ATGATAATTTCAAATCGTGTTAAAAATCTGCATCCATACGTTCCAGGCGAACAGCCTAAAGACCGTGTCTATATAAAGCTTAATGCTAATGAAAATCCATACGCGCCTTCTCCAAAAGTTCAGAAGGCCGTTATGGATTTCGTAAATAACAATCCAGAAAAACTGGGCCTTTATCCTGACCCAGATTCACTTGAACTTCATGCAGCTCTTGCTGAAATGCTCAACAAAAGCGGTGGAGTTCTTTGCCGTGCTAAGGTTTGCGGTGAAAACGTTGAGCCTTCAGAGCAGGATAAAATTCCTTTTACAGTTACTCCAGATATGATTTACACAGGAAACGGAAGCGATGAAGTTTTGTCTTTTGTTTTCTATGCCTTTTTTGATTCTTCAAAACATTTTGTAATGCCGGAATTTACATACAGCTTCTATCCTGTATATGCCGGCTTTTATAATATTCCGATGGACCAGGTTCCTCTTAAAGATGACTGGACTCTCGATACTGACGAAATGCTCAAGCGTGCAGCAAAAAATGAAGGCGGTATAATTTTTGCAAATCCTAATGCACCTACAGGTCTTGGACTTACCCGCAATCAGGTTCGCGAAATGCTAAAAAAGGCTTCGAGCGATGAGATTTTTATTGTTGATGAAGCTTATGTTGATTTTGGCGGCGAGTCTTGTATTCCGCTGCTTGCAGAGTTCAAGAATCTTGTGATTGTAAGAACTTTCTCTAAGAGTCTTTGCGGAGCTGGTCAGCGGCTTGGTTATATTGTTGCGAATCCGGAACTGGTAAATATCGTAACTACTGTAAAAAACAGCGTAAACCACTTTCCGATTGATGCTGTTGCACAGGTGAGTGGAACTGCTGCCTGCCGCGATGTTCCTTATTATGTAGAGACTTCACGCAAGGTAGCTGATGAACGTGATAAGTTTTATAACTTTTTGCAGGAAAAAGGGTTTTATGTTTTGAAGAGCGAAACAAACTTTTTGTTCGCAAAACATCCGAAGATCAGCGGGGATGAACTTTATAAAAAGATTAAAGAGCAGGGCCTTTTGATAAGGCACTTTGCAACTAAGGGAATTGAAGATTTTGTACGTATCACAATTGGTACGGCAGAGCAGATGGATGAACTTAGAAAAGCAATAGAAAAAGCTGTGTCATGCTGA
- a CDS encoding U32 family peptidase, translated as MVELLAPAGNIESLDAAIGEGADAVYLGLKSFNARMRTSNFAWNQFEAAVESLHKKQKKVYVTVNTVCEERETERLYRFLSYLNEVGPDGLIVQDYAIMRMAQEFFPNLELHASTQMNVESASAVKLLQGCGVKRMVLARELGLEEIKKIKTETGADLEVFVHGALCVSESGLCLFSSFLGGKSANRGMCTQACRRFYTAEVPGGVRQGYYFSPCDLELIEKIPDLIEAGVDSFKIEGRMKSAEYVGSVVSAYRYVIDHYKEDKKGAIAAGKRMLASDFARSKTSYWYGFKSLEDGVNNAASAILNPDQAGGTGIYLGKISATKAAPRELVEAIVENMNDDVPPEQKHIQMALLKGGSYDPDPGDSIRLHKKDDTGRVSHKVHSVEVQDNGERWIDIPGGFSIGDEVYLLQIKAGSKRYNRVLPNDLGRYRKQPKDERLPVLDVTPVAGKELAYFPEGIYAQVSSVQDVFAVQGLKPVRLILEYNSETAYDLLNHKTVLPFSKKQIYISLDPFCSAAQEDKLKEELDRLIEDGYMNFVANNIAHLQMLKGTKTNIIAGPYLYTFNRWAVSWLENQNVGAFIMPYENSRRNLEATWEQNVRARVLVPVFAYPALFRMRFKLPSDYDFTYFEDKENSVFKVNSTADGSFVMPEEPFAITDKTDFITSSGFKRLLIDFSKTKVSRSQIKAITTSMLKGQPLPGVSRFNWKDGFYSPQQMEEYRLSNERAAERKAAAAQKAGKPARGGYSKPNRGGSGKRR; from the coding sequence ATGGTAGAATTATTAGCCCCTGCGGGAAATATTGAATCTCTGGATGCCGCTATTGGTGAAGGCGCGGACGCTGTTTATCTTGGTCTCAAAAGCTTTAATGCGCGAATGCGAACTTCCAACTTTGCGTGGAATCAGTTTGAAGCGGCTGTAGAGAGCCTTCATAAAAAACAGAAGAAGGTTTATGTAACTGTAAATACAGTCTGTGAAGAACGCGAAACAGAGCGTCTTTATCGTTTTCTCTCTTATCTGAATGAGGTAGGACCAGACGGTCTTATCGTACAGGATTATGCCATTATGCGTATGGCTCAGGAGTTCTTTCCAAATCTTGAACTTCATGCTTCTACTCAGATGAATGTTGAGAGTGCCTCTGCGGTTAAACTTTTACAGGGCTGCGGTGTAAAGCGCATGGTTCTTGCCCGCGAGCTTGGTCTTGAAGAAATCAAAAAAATCAAGACAGAAACTGGTGCCGATCTTGAAGTTTTTGTACACGGTGCTTTGTGTGTAAGTGAAAGTGGTCTCTGTCTTTTCTCAAGCTTCCTTGGCGGAAAATCCGCTAACCGTGGTATGTGTACTCAGGCCTGCCGTCGTTTCTATACTGCCGAAGTTCCTGGTGGTGTACGACAGGGTTATTATTTTTCTCCTTGTGATCTTGAACTGATTGAAAAGATTCCGGACTTAATTGAAGCCGGTGTTGATTCTTTCAAGATTGAAGGCCGCATGAAGAGTGCAGAGTATGTAGGAAGTGTTGTTTCTGCATACCGTTATGTAATTGATCATTATAAAGAAGATAAGAAGGGTGCTATTGCTGCAGGTAAGCGTATGCTTGCTTCTGACTTTGCACGCAGCAAGACTTCTTACTGGTACGGATTTAAGTCTCTTGAAGACGGTGTAAATAATGCTGCATCTGCTATTTTGAATCCGGATCAGGCTGGTGGTACCGGTATTTATCTTGGAAAGATTTCTGCAACTAAGGCTGCTCCAAGAGAACTCGTAGAAGCCATTGTTGAAAACATGAATGATGATGTACCTCCGGAACAGAAGCATATTCAGATGGCACTGCTTAAGGGCGGCTCTTATGATCCTGATCCAGGCGATTCAATCCGTCTTCATAAAAAAGATGATACCGGCCGTGTAAGCCATAAGGTTCATTCTGTTGAAGTTCAGGATAACGGTGAACGTTGGATTGATATTCCAGGTGGCTTCTCTATCGGTGATGAAGTTTATCTTCTTCAGATTAAAGCCGGTTCAAAACGCTATAACCGCGTACTTCCTAATGACCTCGGTCGTTACAGAAAACAACCTAAAGATGAAAGACTTCCAGTTCTTGATGTAACTCCAGTTGCAGGTAAAGAACTTGCTTACTTCCCTGAAGGAATCTACGCTCAGGTTTCTTCTGTTCAGGATGTATTTGCCGTACAGGGACTTAAGCCTGTCCGCCTTATTCTCGAATACAACAGCGAAACTGCTTACGACCTGCTTAATCATAAAACTGTTCTGCCTTTCTCTAAAAAGCAGATTTATATTTCTCTTGATCCGTTCTGTTCAGCAGCACAGGAAGATAAGCTCAAAGAAGAACTTGACCGCCTTATTGAAGACGGCTACATGAACTTTGTTGCAAACAATATAGCACATCTTCAGATGCTTAAAGGTACTAAGACAAATATTATTGCAGGTCCTTATCTGTACACCTTCAACCGCTGGGCTGTAAGCTGGCTTGAAAATCAGAATGTTGGTGCATTCATCATGCCTTACGAAAACAGCCGCCGTAACCTTGAAGCAACCTGGGAACAGAATGTCCGGGCCCGTGTACTTGTTCCGGTTTTTGCTTATCCGGCTTTGTTCCGTATGCGTTTTAAGCTTCCTTCTGATTATGACTTTACATATTTTGAAGACAAGGAAAATTCTGTATTCAAGGTAAACTCAACAGCTGACGGTTCCTTTGTTATGCCGGAAGAGCCTTTTGCTATTACTGATAAAACTGACTTTATTACAAGTTCAGGCTTTAAGCGTCTGCTTATAGACTTCTCAAAGACTAAGGTTTCCCGCAGTCAGATAAAGGCTATTACAACTTCCATGCTGAAAGGTCAGCCGCTTCCAGGAGTTTCACGTTTCAACTGGAAAGACGGTTTCTATTCCCCTCAGCAAATGGAAGAATACAGACTTTCTAATGAAAGAGCTGCAGAGCGTAAGGCTGCCGCTGCACAAAAAGCAGGTAAGCCTGCCCGTGGTGGTTATAGCAAACCGAACCGCGGTGGCAGCGGCAAGCGTCGCTAG
- a CDS encoding single-stranded DNA-binding protein: protein MNNLNSLILEGNLVRDSVLSEPAPGFKKCMFTIGVNRFYKNRNNQDVNEASFFDVEAYGNMAEYCGEKAKKGRGVRVVGRLKQDTWKDSNGKSTSKVYVVAEHIEYKPVKKTEAAEETAAPEQKVEAEQETAPAQTTEEEAVF, encoded by the coding sequence ATGAACAATTTAAATTCTTTGATTCTGGAAGGAAACCTTGTAAGAGATTCAGTTCTTTCTGAACCTGCACCAGGTTTTAAGAAATGTATGTTTACAATTGGCGTCAACCGTTTCTACAAGAACAGAAACAATCAGGATGTAAATGAAGCATCATTCTTTGATGTTGAAGCGTATGGAAATATGGCCGAATACTGCGGGGAAAAAGCTAAAAAGGGACGCGGTGTTCGTGTCGTAGGAAGACTTAAACAGGACACCTGGAAGGACAGTAATGGTAAGAGTACAAGCAAGGTGTACGTGGTTGCAGAACACATTGAGTATAAGCCTGTTAAAAAGACAGAGGCAGCGGAAGAAACCGCTGCCCCGGAACAGAAAGTTGAAGCAGAACAGGAAACTGCTCCAGCTCAGACAACTGAGGAGGAGGCAGTATTCTAG
- a CDS encoding diacylglycerol/polyprenol kinase family protein, protein MQTQRNTVEGIIARQRLNAIFKELFRKSIHICSSFVPLFLGFAYWPVIALLILAIVVYTISELLRAKGINIPLISKITEIAARKRDENRFVLGPVTLACGILIAALLLPLDCARVGIFALAFGDGLASLMGKLFGKITIPGAHGKTAAGSLTCFFAVFISTFCCCGNCLVSLITALCAMFIEVLPLSDFDNLIIPPVIGLIYSGLI, encoded by the coding sequence ATGCAAACTCAGAGAAATACAGTCGAAGGAATTATAGCAAGACAGCGCCTCAATGCAATCTTTAAGGAACTGTTCAGAAAATCTATTCATATCTGTTCCAGCTTTGTTCCTCTTTTTCTGGGATTTGCTTACTGGCCTGTAATTGCTTTACTGATTCTGGCCATTGTTGTTTATACTATCAGTGAACTTCTTCGTGCTAAGGGCATAAATATTCCTCTTATTTCAAAGATTACAGAAATTGCAGCCCGTAAGCGTGATGAAAATCGTTTTGTATTGGGCCCTGTAACACTTGCCTGTGGAATTCTTATTGCAGCACTTCTGCTTCCTCTGGATTGTGCAAGAGTCGGTATTTTTGCATTGGCATTTGGAGATGGGCTTGCAAGTCTGATGGGAAAACTTTTCGGAAAAATCACAATTCCAGGTGCTCATGGAAAAACTGCAGCCGGTAGTCTTACCTGCTTTTTTGCAGTGTTTATTTCAACCTTCTGCTGCTGCGGTAATTGTCTTGTTTCTTTAATTACAGCTCTTTGTGCAATGTTTATTGAGGTTCTGCCACTTTCTGATTTTGATAACCTGATTATTCCACCGGTTATTGGATTGATTTATAGTGGTCTTATATAA
- a CDS encoding DUF4097 family beta strand repeat-containing protein, with the protein MKKTIFLIVLGVVTVFCIIYGTTKHVGGTFRVSGFPFIRIGNNLEDDNDNYNEEKRESMELILEKFSSIRINATIMELKIEEGEQFKLESTYTRDLLKPECSVNNGTLEVSQPKQKNGVNGGNNNCRVIITIPSGTKLSDIDINSNVGDIKLRKLIAETIDIDLNVGEVSVRDVEFEKIDVDNNVGEISIYPEGNIDDYSISVSTDVGGVRVGGKHYKRNYNSKGNGKKRIRTNTNVGEVNIR; encoded by the coding sequence ATGAAAAAAACAATTTTTCTTATTGTTCTGGGTGTAGTTACAGTTTTCTGTATCATTTATGGAACAACAAAACATGTTGGCGGAACTTTCAGAGTTAGTGGTTTTCCATTTATTCGTATTGGAAATAATCTGGAAGATGATAATGATAATTATAATGAGGAGAAAAGAGAATCTATGGAACTGATACTGGAAAAGTTTTCATCAATCAGAATTAATGCAACTATTATGGAACTTAAAATTGAAGAAGGGGAACAGTTTAAGCTTGAAAGTACTTATACAAGAGACTTGCTTAAGCCTGAGTGTTCTGTGAATAACGGAACTCTGGAAGTAAGTCAGCCAAAACAGAAGAATGGGGTCAATGGCGGTAACAATAACTGCAGGGTAATAATTACAATTCCCAGCGGTACTAAACTTAGCGATATTGATATTAATTCCAATGTTGGTGATATAAAACTTCGTAAGCTTATAGCAGAAACTATAGATATTGATTTGAATGTTGGAGAAGTTTCTGTACGTGATGTTGAGTTTGAAAAGATTGATGTAGATAACAATGTTGGTGAAATTTCAATATATCCTGAAGGAAATATCGATGATTACAGTATTTCAGTTTCTACAGATGTAGGCGGGGTACGTGTAGGCGGTAAACATTATAAGAGAAATTATAATTCTAAGGGAAACGGAAAGAAGCGAATCAGAACAAATACCAATGTTGGTGAAGTTAATATTAGATAG
- a CDS encoding PadR family transcriptional regulator produces MTSISSDVIRGYNDTMILYLLQKKPSYGYEISKDIKSLSAEKYIIKETTLYSAFTRMETNGYVESYSQDAENGKRRTYYRITDKGRSYYKEKCEEWNLTKEVVEKFISNEG; encoded by the coding sequence ATGACATCAATCAGCAGTGATGTTATACGAGGGTATAACGACACAATGATTTTGTATTTACTCCAGAAAAAGCCTTCGTACGGATACGAAATTTCCAAAGACATTAAGTCCTTGTCCGCGGAAAAGTACATCATAAAGGAAACGACCCTTTATTCAGCCTTTACCCGTATGGAAACTAATGGTTATGTGGAATCCTATTCTCAGGATGCTGAAAATGGAAAACGGAGAACATACTACCGCATAACAGATAAAGGACGGAGTTATTACAAAGAGAAGTGTGAAGAGTGGAACCTCACTAAAGAGGTTGTAGAGAAGTTTATATCTAATGAGGGATAA
- a CDS encoding permease prefix domain 1-containing protein, whose protein sequence is METIRNYLESMFRGLPQTDKIMRAKSELLQMMEDKYTELIRSGKTENEAVGDVIQNFGNLEDLAEDLGIKDILHQTKYSDVQRRKLSFDEVTDFLAAKKRAIIMKSTAICLFIISVIFPILSDTLDISEKIGVVLMFLAIGCGVMFMCLTTTIMEPWRYIKNEPCSIDAISIDYLKNKIRDFTPTYSVLSSVGVLLCILCFIPAVIFDEFGGCFMDELGGVMLFVFVGAGVFLMVFAKSMKRAYLNLLNINEKIEFYEIGKGENRMIENKNVKVILSAYWSVVTCIYLCVSFLTFQWHITWLIWPVAAAIHTIIKAIYAVEPSEKENKKSVEKEDE, encoded by the coding sequence ATGGAGACGATTAGAAACTATCTTGAATCAATGTTCCGCGGACTTCCGCAGACAGACAAAATCATGCGTGCAAAATCTGAACTTCTTCAGATGATGGAAGACAAATATACCGAGCTTATCAGAAGCGGTAAAACAGAAAATGAGGCAGTTGGTGATGTAATTCAGAATTTTGGTAATCTGGAAGATCTGGCAGAAGATCTTGGAATTAAAGACATTCTGCATCAGACAAAGTATTCAGATGTTCAGCGTAGAAAACTTTCTTTTGATGAAGTAACAGATTTCCTTGCTGCAAAAAAGAGAGCAATCATAATGAAATCAACCGCAATCTGTCTGTTCATAATCAGTGTAATTTTCCCGATACTTTCAGATACATTAGATATTTCTGAAAAGATAGGTGTTGTCCTGATGTTCCTGGCAATTGGCTGCGGAGTAATGTTCATGTGTCTAACAACCACAATTATGGAACCATGGCGTTATATTAAAAACGAACCATGCAGTATAGATGCAATTTCCATCGATTATCTGAAAAATAAGATCCGTGATTTTACACCAACTTACAGTGTACTTTCTTCAGTAGGTGTACTCTTGTGTATTTTGTGTTTTATTCCGGCAGTAATCTTTGATGAATTTGGCGGATGTTTTATGGATGAGCTTGGTGGAGTAATGCTGTTTGTTTTTGTGGGAGCCGGAGTATTTTTAATGGTCTTTGCAAAATCAATGAAAAGAGCATACCTCAACCTTTTGAATATCAATGAGAAAATCGAGTTTTATGAAATAGGAAAAGGAGAAAACAGGATGATTGAAAATAAAAATGTAAAAGTTATTTTGAGTGCTTACTGGTCTGTAGTTACCTGTATTTACCTTTGTGTAAGTTTCCTTACTTTCCAATGGCATATTACCTGGCTTATCTGGCCTGTTGCAGCTGCAATACATACAATCATAAAGGCAATTTATGCAGTTGAACCTTCAGAAAAAGAAAATAAAAAATCTGTAGAAAAAGAAGATGAATAG
- a CDS encoding DUF2259 domain-containing protein, giving the protein MKKTFVCGLIMILGLTALSAGDVATFVDKGFSEDGKYYVFGQYGKTDKKFQGWAELYQVDIAANDYTDNGVFKTKPSAVTADKNGRDVFEALEGKSFYYFKDLKCEPANLDHVLYILDDVNKTGTDEIVFKDFRSADLDNADVYHIRLYPTVNGSGKNARSSFYIMLEKRDANGEVIMSRKIGNPGINRKGVTNYKIERIFCDKSERNLIFVIEKMMEDDTGTSIRYMIEAAQF; this is encoded by the coding sequence ATGAAAAAGACATTTGTTTGCGGCCTGATTATGATTCTTGGGCTTACAGCTCTTTCTGCAGGTGATGTTGCTACCTTTGTTGATAAGGGATTTTCTGAAGACGGAAAATATTATGTATTCGGTCAGTATGGTAAGACCGACAAAAAATTCCAGGGCTGGGCAGAACTCTATCAGGTAGATATTGCTGCAAATGACTACACTGATAATGGCGTTTTCAAAACAAAGCCTTCTGCAGTAACAGCAGATAAAAATGGCCGCGATGTATTTGAAGCACTTGAAGGAAAAAGCTTTTATTATTTCAAGGATTTGAAGTGTGAGCCGGCTAATCTGGATCATGTGCTTTATATTCTTGATGATGTAAATAAAACAGGAACTGATGAAATTGTATTTAAGGATTTTAGAAGCGCTGATCTTGATAATGCAGATGTTTACCATATCAGACTTTATCCAACTGTAAATGGAAGCGGAAAGAATGCCCGCTCATCTTTCTATATCATGCTGGAAAAAAGAGATGCAAATGGTGAAGTAATTATGAGCCGCAAAATCGGTAATCCTGGAATTAACAGAAAGGGTGTTACAAACTATAAAATCGAACGCATATTCTGTGATAAATCAGAACGTAATCTGATTTTTGTAATTGAAAAAATGATGGAAGATGATACAGGAACTTCAATCAGATATATGATAGAAGCCGCACAGTTTTAA